One segment of Leguminivora glycinivorella isolate SPB_JAAS2020 chromosome 12, LegGlyc_1.1, whole genome shotgun sequence DNA contains the following:
- the LOC125232015 gene encoding uncharacterized protein LOC125232015: MDLAETMKSVLAKSTGGSGSGGGGAGAATHAAEGYVTEKLYMLLQLYLQNKGWSPSIELLQCFSDLKDSSMLPSAAYLQMMASRVGLDTQGRLILRENGKIILPYEHFANAVMLKHMNGPHGLHLGLEATVRAVVESYTIGREQFGMEKEFIVEVVQNCPNPACRYYKNQLEMTQKSIQQHLSQQPTYIPESGAANLADSQAVERLLRGSALQDYQLPLAPHLAALSELLSGLTSEKSDRRSQAQDKLSQHQQQLLLQHQSRSLHQDKYNHQRSGSSSDSKKHHYTDEHKLTDFLRANLESLESLSGGSGATSTSAPSGGQERVVRAFAELARNLQRMRPCVRPAMCKPYGKQSEQLQKILLDTIQLVQSLRSYLPPPHIQVTSWKNDDKLRSNNMEEIENRKIVSGN; this comes from the exons ATGGATCTGGCGGAGACCATGAAGAGTGTGCTCGCGAAGAGCACCGGCGGGTCGGGCAGCGGCGGCGGAGGCGCGGGCGCGGCGACGCACGCCGCCGAGGGCTACGTCACGGAGAAGCTGTACATGCTGCTGCAGCTGTATCTGCAGAACAAGGGCTGGAGCCCCAGCATCGAGCTGCTGCAGTGCTTCAGTGACCTCAAGGACTCCTCCATGCTGCCCAGTGCTGCATATCTTCA AATGATGGCATCAAGAGTGGGGCTGGATACCCAAGGCCGACTTATTCTTAgagaaaatggaaaaataattCTACCATATGAGCACTTTGCCAATGCTGTTATGCTGAAGCATATGAATGGGCCTCATGGCCTGCATTTAGGTTTGGAAGCTACTGTCAGAGCA GTGGTAGAATCATACACAATAGGCCGAGAGCAGTTTGGCATGGAGAAGGAGTTCATAGTGGAGGTGGTGCAAAACTGCCCGAACCCAGCGTGCCGCTACTACAAGAATCAGCTGGAGATGACTCAGAAGTCCATACAGCAGCACCTCTCACAACAGCCTACGTATATTCCAG AGTCTGGCGCGGCGAACCTGGCGGACAGCCAGGCGGTGGAGCGACTGCTGCGCGGCTCGGCGCTGCAGGACTACCAGCTGCCGCTCGCGCCGCACCTCGCCGCCCTCAGTGAGTTGCTAT CGGGCCTAACGTCCGAAAAGTCCGACCGGCGCTCGCAGGCGCAAGACAAGCTCTCGCAACACCAACAGCAACTGCTGTTGCAACATCAGTCCCGGTCCCTGCACCAGGACAAGTACAACCACCAGCGCTCTGGATCTTCCTCTGACTCCAAGAAGCATCACTACACTGATGAGCACAAGCTCACTGACTTCCTCAG AGCGAACCTAGAAAGCCTAGAGTCTCTATCGGGCGGCAGCGGCGCGACGAGTACGTCAGC TCCGAGCGGCGGGCAGGAGCGCGTGGTGCGCGCCTTCGCCGAGCTCGCGCG CAACCTGCAGCGCATGCGGCCCTGCGTGCGTCCCGCCATGTGCAAGCCCTACGGCAAGCAGTCCGAGCAGCTGCAGAAGA TTCTGCTGGACACGATCCAGTTGGTGCAGTCGCTGCGCAGCTACCTGCCGCCGCCTCACATCCAGGTCACCTCGTGGAAGAACGACGACAAACTACG TTCTAACAACATGGAGGAGATTGAAAATCGCAAAATAGTGAGCGGCAACTAA
- the LOC125232044 gene encoding p21-activated protein kinase-interacting protein 1-like, translating into MDEIVVGTYEGFLLGYSLSYEDERSKIKQTFATHSHTASVRCVSIAGKFLASGGTDDKVVVIDMKSRKEHTVLMNHDGTVNTCAFTHKGTHLLTGSDDGSIIVTRTGNWQIEKIWKKAHQGFPITDIAVHPSDKLALSIGGDKTLRTWNLVKGRPAFTINLSSKGVTLPTEIKFSPAGDRFSLIHEQNVDVWTISKAGIEKQIKCTTKPTSVQWVSDEQMYVGLDSGNIISFTVSDTQAQTYKAHKQRVKCLHYNNNILYSLSSSGEIKVWSESDSKLSELSSYNAACRVTCVTLNRQSHLIKKEEKSDEEQSEAEENIKETEEKDKSDVSDEDEPKAPSPPPKRKPGAFVTISYGNDDEEKEGGAPPKKKFKKKKRNKNKNKKNKVVE; encoded by the exons ATGGACGAAATAGTAGTGGGCACCTATGAAGGCTTTTTGCTAGGATATTCACTTAGTTATGAAGATGAG AGAAGCAAAATTAAACAAACCTTTGCGACACATTCACATACTGCTTCAGTGCGATGTGTGTCCATAGCTGGTAAATTTTTAGCGTCTGGTGGCACTGATGACAAAGTTGTGGTGATTGATATGAAGTCGCGAAAAGAGCACACAGTCCTCATGAACCATGATGGTACAGTAAACACTTGTGCATTCACACACAAGGGGACACATCTGCTGACGGGGAGTGACGATGGATCAATTATCGTCACAAGAACTGGCAATTGGCAAATTGAGAAAATATGGAAGAAAGCTCATCAAG gATTTCCTATTACTGATATAGCAGTACACCCATCTGACAAACTAGCTCTAAGTATAGGAGGTGACAAAACACTAAGAACTTGGAATTTGGTAAAGGGCCGCCCTGCTTTCACCATCAACCTTTCCAGCAAGGGTGTTACTTTGCCTACTGAAATCAAATTTTCTCCCGCTGGTGACAGATTCTCACTCATTCATGAACAAAATGTGGATGTGTGGACAATAAGTAAAGCTGGGATtgagaaacaaataaaatgcacCACTAAACCAACATCAGTGCAGTGGGTGTCTGATGAGCAGATGTATGTAGGATTGGACAGTGGGAATATTATATCCTTCACTGTTTCTGATACTCAAGCACAAACTTACAAAGCTCATAAACAAAGAGTCAAGTGTCTTCATTACAATAACAATATATTGTATTCACTATCCAGTTCAGGAGAAATTAAAGTTTGGTCTGAGAGTGATTCCAAACTGAGTGAGTTAAGCTCATACAATGCTGCTTGTAGAGTAACCTGTGTCACTTTGAACAGACAAAGCCATTTAATCAAGAAAGAGGAGAAATCAGATGAAGAACAGTCTGAAGCAGAGGAGAATATTAAGGAGACAGAGGAAAAAGATAAGAGTGATGTTTCTGATGAGGATGAACCTAAAGCTCCATCACCACCACCAAAGAGGAAGCCAGGAGCCTTTGTAACCATTAGTTATGGAAATGATGATGAAGAAAAGGAAGGAGGTGCCCCACCTAAGAAGAAGTTtaagaaaaagaaaagaaacaaaaataaaaacaagaaaaataaaGTAGTTGAATGA